The nucleotide window ATCTGGATGATCGGCATCCCAAACAGCACCAGCAGCGTTCGTTTATCTCGGTAAATCTGTTTAAATTCTTTAGTTACAAAACCTATAAATGCATCCATTAATTATCCCTCCGCTCTTTTTGCGCCTCTTGCGAGGGTTATAAAAACTTCTTCAATATCTTCTGCCTCAAACTGTTGTTTCAGTCCGGCCGGCGTATCCAAGGCATCTATACATCCGTCCACCATTATGGAAACGCGATCACAATATTCGGCCTCATCCATGTAATGCGTTGTCACAAAAACCGTAGTTCCTTCATCAGCGACTTTATAGATCTGCTCCCAGAACTGCCGACGGGTAATGGGATCAACGCCTCCGGTTGGCTCATCCAGGAAAATAATTTTGGGTTCATGTAATAATGCAACTGAAAAAGCTAATTTCTGCTTCCACCCCAGTGGCAGTGAACCAATTCTTTTATTTTGCAACTCCCGCATATCCAACATTCCAACAAGCTGTTCAGACTTTTGCTTAATCTCTTGATCTGGCAACCCATAAATTCCGCCATATAGTCGAATATTCTCGCGCACCGTCAAATCTTCGTACAGCGAAAACTTCTGACTCATATAGCCGA belongs to Fodinibius sp. Rm-B-1B1-1 and includes:
- a CDS encoding ABC transporter ATP-binding protein codes for the protein MSDPMIKADNLTRMFGDFTAVDHISFEVGRGEIFGFLGANGAGKTTAMRMLTGLLIPTEGEAEVAGLDVYTQAEQIKKEIGYMSQKFSLYEDLTVRENIRLYGGIYGLPDQEIKQKSEQLVGMLDMRELQNKRIGSLPLGWKQKLAFSVALLHEPKIIFLDEPTGGVDPITRRQFWEQIYKVADEGTTVFVTTHYMDEAEYCDRVSIMVDGCIDALDTPAGLKQQFEAEDIEEVFITLARGAKRAEG